One window of Klebsiella quasivariicola genomic DNA carries:
- a CDS encoding PLP-dependent aminotransferase family protein gives MEAHDLPLYQRIARQLKSAIERGELAPGSRLPASRVFAQEQGVSRATIENAWGELVAQGWLERRGQAGTFVSERLSPRQLAPVTPAQPAASAEPLPFQMGLPALDLFPRGLWARVMGRRLRTQSRFDLAPGDPGGDPLLRQAIVDYLRLSRSIDCQPEQVLITGNYATAMDLILRTLAQPGEHMWMEDPGYPFIRPVVEARQLVVDAIPVDDEGMDVGWGLRHQPQARFALLTPAHQSPLGVALSLPRRRQLLAWAAERDAWIIEDDYDSEFRYRGKPLPPLKSLDAPQRVIYAGTFSKSLFPALRTAWLVVPTPLVARFHQTAERQPCTVPTLWQQTLADFIQQGHFWRHLKKMRASYSQRRQWLESALQAQGFQVTPQQGGIQLVMPVSGDDRLLARRAIAAGLAVQALSDWRIRQAGEGGLLMSFTNIRSAAMADALARRLREAIRGDGA, from the coding sequence ATGGAAGCTCATGACCTCCCGCTTTATCAGCGTATTGCCCGCCAGCTAAAATCCGCCATTGAACGGGGCGAACTGGCCCCGGGCAGCCGTCTCCCCGCCAGCCGGGTGTTTGCTCAGGAGCAGGGTGTCTCCCGGGCGACTATCGAAAACGCCTGGGGCGAACTGGTCGCCCAGGGCTGGCTTGAGCGGCGCGGGCAGGCAGGAACTTTTGTCAGCGAGCGGCTCAGTCCGCGCCAGCTGGCGCCGGTAACGCCAGCGCAACCTGCCGCATCGGCGGAGCCGCTGCCGTTTCAGATGGGGCTGCCGGCGCTGGATCTCTTTCCGCGCGGGCTGTGGGCGCGAGTGATGGGGCGCCGACTGCGCACGCAGTCGCGCTTCGACCTTGCTCCCGGCGATCCCGGCGGCGACCCGCTTCTGCGCCAGGCGATCGTGGACTATCTGCGCCTGTCGCGCAGTATTGACTGCCAGCCAGAGCAGGTGCTGATTACCGGCAACTATGCTACCGCCATGGATCTTATCCTGCGGACGCTGGCGCAGCCGGGGGAGCATATGTGGATGGAGGATCCGGGGTATCCCTTTATCCGCCCGGTCGTTGAGGCCAGGCAGCTGGTGGTGGATGCCATCCCGGTGGACGACGAAGGAATGGATGTTGGCTGGGGCTTGCGCCATCAGCCTCAAGCGCGGTTTGCCCTGCTCACCCCGGCCCACCAGAGCCCGCTGGGGGTCGCGCTGTCGCTGCCCCGACGTCGCCAGCTGCTGGCGTGGGCTGCGGAGCGCGACGCGTGGATTATTGAGGACGATTACGATAGTGAGTTTCGCTATCGCGGCAAACCGCTGCCGCCATTGAAAAGTCTCGATGCGCCGCAGCGGGTTATCTACGCGGGCACCTTTAGTAAATCGCTGTTTCCGGCGCTGCGCACCGCCTGGCTGGTGGTGCCGACCCCGCTGGTGGCGCGTTTTCACCAGACGGCGGAGCGTCAGCCCTGCACTGTTCCCACCCTGTGGCAGCAGACGCTGGCGGATTTTATCCAGCAGGGCCATTTCTGGCGTCATCTGAAGAAAATGCGCGCCAGCTACAGCCAGCGCCGACAGTGGCTGGAGTCGGCTCTGCAGGCGCAGGGCTTTCAGGTCACGCCGCAGCAGGGAGGTATTCAGCTGGTCATGCCGGTCAGCGGCGACGATCGCCTGCTGGCGCGACGGGCGATAGCGGCCGGGCTGGCGGTGCAGGCGCTGAGCGACTGGCGGATACGCCAGGCTGGCGAAGGGGGATTACTGATGAGTTTTACTAATATTCGCTCGGCGGCGATGGCCGATGCGCTGGCCCGGCGGCTGAGGGAGGCGATCCGGGGCGATGGCGCATAA
- a CDS encoding DUF883 domain-containing protein, with translation MANHVNRNNFDENAEDIHNDVSQLADTLEEVLKSWGSDAKEEAEAARVKAQSLLKETRARLNGHNRVQQAALDARQAACDALGCADTYVRNKPWHSVGAAAAVGVFIGVLLNLRR, from the coding sequence ATGGCTAACCATGTGAACCGCAACAATTTTGACGAGAACGCCGAAGATATTCATAACGATGTCAGCCAATTAGCGGATACGCTGGAAGAGGTCCTGAAATCGTGGGGCAGTGATGCGAAAGAGGAAGCGGAAGCGGCGCGTGTCAAAGCACAGTCGCTGTTAAAAGAGACCCGCGCCCGCCTTAACGGCCACAACCGGGTGCAGCAGGCGGCGCTGGATGCGCGCCAGGCAGCATGCGATGCGCTGGGTTGTGCCGACACCTATGTACGCAATAAACCGTGGCACAGCGTGGGTGCCGCCGCCGCCGTCGGGGTATTTATTGGCGTATTGCTCAATTTACGTCGATAA